GTCCGACACACACCATCCGAGCCCTCTGCTCAGTCGCCTGGGACCCACCAGGATGCAGCTGGGCTCCAGGGTCCAGCCCACAAGCTGCATCAGGCTCTCAGGGAGAGGAGGGGCCTGGAGGGCCGGGAGTCCCAGACTCACGCACCCTGGGCCACAGGGAGCCGGGAATTGGGGCCTGCTGCTCCTGCCGGCCTGGAGGACTCTGTAGGGTCAGCATTGTACTCCATTGCTGTTTTTTTATAAACACACTCTTGGAAGTGGCTGGGGAGCTGTGATCACTCACAGGGCGGGCAGGGTGACCAGGGCGGTGGAGCCGATGCTGTGTCTTCCCAGCTGCCCTCCCTAGGGGCCCAGGGTGCAGGGACCGCCACCCACCCGTGTTCCCTTTCCAGGAGTGGGCCATCACCCTATACTACTTCCATCAACGGGTAGGGGTGTCGCCTAACGGGCAGGTGTGCCGGGATCCTCAGGCTACTGGGAAGGAGGCCAGAGATTTGCCCTTTGGCCTCTGGTTGGGGCCAACACGTCCCCAAGACAAAGCTCTCTGTGGCCTCACAGAAACCACCCCCTCCGCCTTggagccccctccccaccccacgacTGCCCGCTCCACCTGGCCCCTTTTGCCAGCCGGCACCCGGCAGTGGGTCTAGGAGGGGTGGCCAGGAAGTGAGCGCCCTCCTCTCAGGACCCCAGTCCATCCACTGACAcagcagctcacatttcatttttattgtgctggGGGTCAGGCAGCAGCTTCCATTGAGGCCCCACCCAGCCTCCAGGCTGCCTGGCCTGTGCCATGGGTCCCAGGCTCCAGCAGGGAGTTCGTACCTTCCCTCAGCTGAGGGCCCACCTGGCCCTGGGATGCCGTTGGGGTAGCCAGGGGTGGATTCACACAGAAGACCCCAGCCCACCCCATGCCAGGGCCCTGGGAGCCTCctgaggaaggggagaaagaggagggcCCTGCCTGGCCTTCTGCTCAGTCACCCCGAGGTGGTTTCTGGACCCCCAGCATGTTGGGCAGGGGCATGGGGGCTGCAGCGTGGCGTGAGGGGCTCAGTCCAGCCTGGGGCGCCGGGCAGTCACGAGTCTTTCTTGCAGGAGCCTAGGGTTGGATGAGGCTAAGGTCAGAGGTCACTGCTCCCCACAGCCTCCCCGTCCAGCTAGATCTGACCCCTTGGCCTTTGGTCGCCCCCGACCCCCAAGCCTGGGTAGCCCCTCTAGGCCCACTGGGCCCAGACCCGGGAGGAGGGCTCTGCAGGGTGGGGGGCACTCACAGGACCCCAGCTGCTCCTCCAGGAAGGAAATCTGCTCGCTCAGAGAGTCGATGCGGCCCAGCTGCTGGAAGGAGTGCACCAGGAGGCTGCCGGGGTCCGGGAGCCCGTGCTCCAGTGCCTGCGAGGCCAGGCTGTGCAGTGGGGCCAGCACCAGTTGCAGCTTCTGCGGGTGCAGAAGGGCAGTGACCCTGGGCCGGCCCCCGCCCTCTCTGCTCCACCAGGGTCTAGGGAGGACCGCTGGGAAGGGCTCCACaagcctccagccccagcccctgcgGCAGGGCTCCAAGTGTCCACTAGAGGGGGCTGCCGTGGCAGAAGAGCTTGCGGCAGAGTGGGTGCCTGGGGCATCAGGCTGGCCTGGTGGTCCCAGCCTTGGGGTCCCTGGCAGGAGAACTAGGGGGACAGCTGGACCACTGGCCAGTGGGAAGACCAGCAAGAGCTCTTCGTCCTGGTGGGGACaaaggtggtggggggtggggaggtctCGTCTGGGTCCAGGCTCTGTGTATGGTCTGGGGGGCTGCCAAGCTTGGTTCCTCCAGCCCTGGGGGGTCCTGGTCAGTGTCCGGCTGCCTCTGCCCGGCATGGATCCAGGCCAGGGCCCCCTCGGCGGTCAGCAGCGAGGAAGCCGCCTCCCTAGGGCCAGGACCTTTTCAGACCACCCCCAACCGTCCGTGGGTCGGGACCATGTCCCAGGAGGCTACGGAGCCTGTTCCCCAGCCTGGGCCTCTGCTGTCGTGAGGACCTGCCCCACCCCACGCCTCACCTCCTCCAGCAGGTCCACCCTGGACTGCAGCCTCTGCACTTCCTCCTTCATGGCAGTGTCCACTCCTGGGGGCAGAGCCAGGCGCTGAGTCAGGGACGGCCGGctccccacccacacccccagGCTCCCTTCTGTCCCCAGGGAGAGGCAGAGCCAGAAGACTCAGGCCCAGGCCTCTGCCGCTCCCGCTGCCTGCCTGGCGCTGGCCAGAGGTCTCAGGGCTGTGCCACCTAAGTACATCGGGGCGCATGGCTCTGCGCAGATGCTCAGGGTCCCGGCCACGCTGACGGAGGTCAAGGCTGAGGTCTCAGCGGCGCTTTCGATGCGGTGCTGTGGACGGCGCATTATTACTCACGGTACGAGTTTGAAGTGTCACAGCGCGTACCAAAAGTAATAATGTCCCATCGCCAGCGGAGGCGTGGCGTCTTCCAGAATGCTGCGCTGGACGCGGACGGGACCCCGGGATGGGGCACTTCCACCTTCTTGGCTGACATGAGGCTCCGGGCAACCTGCCCCCAGTTCTCGGGAACCCACCTatcctccctccccatcctccctccctggaGAGGGAGCCCCCACCGCCTTCCGCCCATATTCCagtgccccccaccatgcctaaCACAGAGCCACACGACAATGTCCACTGCCTGCCCGCctccccaggccaggcacagccAGGGCTGAGTTTACCTGTCGGGTTGGGGGCCACCCTGGGGGGCCCTCCCTTGGGCACGCAGAGTGTACCGTCTGCAGACAGGCTGTGCCCCTCCCAACACTGGCACCAGTAACTGCCGGCGGTGTTGACGCAGCGCTGGGGACAGCTGTCCCTCCTAGCACTGCATTCATCCACATCTGCAGGAAACGGGGTGTCAGGCAGCCACGCCTGCGGGAGGGGTCCTGCCCACACAGCTCCCTTCACAACCACCCACTCATGGGCCAACAGTAACCCCAGGACATGCAAGGAGGTGCCCAGGACCCTTCCAGGGCCCCCCAGGGTGGAGCCAGCCTCACCTGACTGGCAGGTGTCACCCTGCCATCCTGCAGGGCAGCGGCAGCGGCCAGGCTGGACACAGCTTCCTCCGTTCCGGCATGGCGGCTGGCATATTGCTGTGGGTGGGGGAGGCTGGTCACCAGCTCAGTTGGGTCCCCAGCGCCTTGTGGGGCAGCTGCTAGGGAGGGGGTGCTCTGCGGCAAGGTGGTGCTTTGCTCGGGGTTCAAGAAAAGCAGCAGGAGTGTTGCTGGAAGACTGGGGAATAGTCGCCCTCCTGACTAACACCGGGTGCCGAGGGACGTAGCCCTC
The nucleotide sequence above comes from Symphalangus syndactylus isolate Jambi chromosome 3, NHGRI_mSymSyn1-v2.1_pri, whole genome shotgun sequence. Encoded proteins:
- the EGFL7 gene encoding epidermal growth factor-like protein 7 isoform X2, translated to MRGSQEVLLTWLLVLAVGGTEHAYRPGRRVCAVRAHGDPVSESFVQRVYQPFLTTCDGHRACSTYRTIYRTAYRRSPGLAPARPHYACCPGWKRTSGFPRACGAAICQPPCRNGGSCVQPGRCRCPAGWQGDTCQSDVDECSARRDSCPQRCVNTAGSYWCQCWEGHSLSADGTLCVPKGGPPRVAPNPTGVDTAMKEEVQRLQSRVDLLEEALEHGLPDPGSLLVHSFQQLGRIDSLSEQISFLEEQLGSCSCKKDS
- the EGFL7 gene encoding epidermal growth factor-like protein 7 isoform X1, coding for MRGSQEVLLTWLLVLAVGGTEHAYRPGRRVCAVRAHGDPVSESFVQRVYQPFLTTCDGHRACSTYRTIYRTAYRRSPGLAPARPHYACCPGWKRTSGFPRACGAAICQPPCRNGGSCVQPGRCRCPAGWQGDTCQSDVDECSARRDSCPQRCVNTAGSYWCQCWEGHSLSADGTLCVPKGGPPRVAPNPTGVDTAMKEEVQRLQSRVDLLEEKLQLVLAPLHSLASQALEHGLPDPGSLLVHSFQQLGRIDSLSEQISFLEEQLGSCSCKKDS